Proteins from one Triticum aestivum cultivar Chinese Spring chromosome 7A, IWGSC CS RefSeq v2.1, whole genome shotgun sequence genomic window:
- the LOC123154963 gene encoding serine carboxypeptidase-like 34, translated as MDTNPVDTSNPSSRAPAAMATSPSSSLLRVLLLAAAVAVVAARHHHPGFEKIFEVQEADRVEMLPGQTEQVGFRHYSGYVTVNETHGRALFYWLFEATHDVAKKPLVLWLNGGPGCSSVGYGAMMELGPFLIQKGKPEIALNPHSWNKEANMLFLESPAGVGFSYTNTTADLGHFGDNLTAHDAYSFLVNWLDKFPQFKGHDLYIAGESYAGHYVPQLAEKIVHMNKKASRAHKVNLKGILIGNAAIDASSDDRGLVDYAWDHAVVSDGIYTAVKNNCKFPDDGMESDACDNAWNDFFNAMNDIDLYSLYTPACTKSMVNSTNSSPRRRSKLAGTGTPLGKLHRGGRPYYNAYDPCGDYHILDYLNRADVQKALHANVSGAIPYRWEPCSDALTNWTDAPASTLPAIGKLVKDGIRVWVFSGDTDDRVPVTSTRLALKKLGLATKKGWREWFTSDQVGGYTVVYDGLTFVTVRGAGHMVPMITPVQARQVFAHFLTGEELSAKAIVA; from the exons ATGGACACCAACCCAGTCGACACCAGTAACCCAAGCAGCCGCGCGCCTGCAGCCATGGCCACTTCGCCGTCGAGCAGCTTGCTGCGCgtgctcctcctcgccgccgccgtcgcggtgGTGGCCGCGAGGCACCACCACCCCGGGTTCGAGAAGATCTTCGAGGTGCAGGAGGCGGACCGGGTGGAGATGCTGCCGGGGCAGACGGAGCAGGTGGGCTTCCGGCACTACTCCGGCTACGTCACGGTGAACGAGACCCACGGCCGCGCCCTCTTCTACTGGCTCTTCGAGGCCACCCACGACGTCGCCAAGAAGCCCCTCGTCCTCTGGCTCAACGGAG GGCCTGGATGCTCGTCCGTGGGGTATGGAGCTATGATGGAGCTTGGCCCCTTCTTGATCCAGAAGGGAAAGCCCGAGATTGCCTTGAATCCCCACTCATGGAACAAAG AGGCAAACATGCTGTTCTTGGAGTCCCCTGCCGGCGTGGGCTTCTCCTACACCAACACCACCGCCGATCTCGGCCATTTTGGCGACAACCTCACTG CCCATGACGCATACTCTTTCCTCGTGAACTGGCTGGACAAGTTCCCTCAGTTCAAGGGCCACGACCTGTACATCGCCGGCGAGAGCTACGCCGGGCACTACGTCCCCCAGCTCGCCGAGAAGATCGTCCACATGAACAAGAAGGCGTCGCGGGCTCACAAGGTCAACCTCAAGGGGATCCTGATCGGCAACGCCGCCATCGACGCCAGCTCCGACGACCGCGGCCTGGTCGACTACGCCTGGGACCACGCGGTGGTCTCGGATGGGATCTACACCGCCGTCAAGAACAACTGCAAGTTCCCCGACGACGGCATGGAGAGCGACGCCTGCGACAACGCATGGAACGACTTCTTCAACGCCATGAACGACATCGACCTTTACAGCCTCTACACCCCCGCCTGCACCAAATCCATGGTCAACTCCACCAACTCCTCCCCCCGCCGCCGCTCCAAGCTCGCCGGCACCGGCACGCCGCTGGGGAAGCTGCACCGcggcggcaggccctactacaacgcCTACGACCCCTGCGGGGACTACCACATCCTCGACTACCTGAACCGCGCCGACGTGCAGAAGGCGCTGCACGCCAACGTCTCCGGCGCAATCCCGTACCGCTGGGAGCCGTGCAGCGACGCGCTGACCAACTGGACGGACGCGCCGGCGTCGACCCTGCCGGCCATCGgcaagctggtgaaggacggtATCCGGGTGTGGGTCTTCAGCGGCGACACCGACGACCGCGTGCCGGTGACCTCGACGCGGCTCGCGCTGAAGAAGCTCGGGCTCGCGACGAAGAAGGGGTGGAGGGAGTGGTTCACCAGCGACCAGGTGGGCGGGTACACGGTGGTCTACGACGGGCTCACCTTCGTCACCGTGCGCGGCGCCGGACACATGGTGCCCATGATCACGCCGGTGCAGGCCAGGCAGGTCTTCGCGCACTTCCTCACCGGCGAGGAGCTCTCCGCCAAGGCCATCGTCGCTTAG